A section of the Pogoniulus pusillus isolate bPogPus1 chromosome 3, bPogPus1.pri, whole genome shotgun sequence genome encodes:
- the LOC135188510 gene encoding uncharacterized protein LOC135188510 → MQPRRECGRAGIWEQREGQGCQDRAGQGAGEAAKSYLLVRRTRGLPAAVAGNTWVQDRRLAVAPSDSPAVPARRQRGRSEAGGTDTRTLPSPARPFLLPPHFPLGYDSSGGKIHSTTSPPLYSAAAPGGTPRGRLSCGAVYGARNEGPGGGGGAGGEELTGEGEGLPKSSRDAAGVLASRGWGGAWVPFPRALLVLGCGYWLQRAEEVDASSVPLAPAPSVAPGALSGTAGDEGEKRTRDEKAVREGVLEGKGEGCSPYMGKKGLISRWCACGGIRLLRCWADTSKPESRPKNLALNRRVFLHFHSTTVK, encoded by the exons ATGCAGCCGCGCAGGGAATGCGGGAGGGCTGGGATCTGGGAGCAGCGGGAGGGCCAGGGCTGCCAAGATAGAGCTGGACAAGGTGCCGGGGAGGCGGCGAAGAGCTACTTACTGGTACGCCGTACGCGAGGGTTGCCCGCTGCAGTTGCCGGGAACACATGGGTGCAGGATCGGCGGCTGGCGGTCGCCCCAAGTGACTCTCCCGCGGTCCCAGCGCGTAGGCAACGCGGGCGCTCCGAGGCGGGCGGGACTGACACccggaccctccccagcccggcccgtcctttcctccttcctccgcACTTTCCTCTCGGGTATGATTCCTCGGGAGGCAAAatacactccaccacctctcctccACTTTACTCGGCCGCCGCCCCGGGCGGGACCCCCCGTGGACGACTCAGTTGTGGGGCCGTGTACGGGGCCAGAAACGAGgggccgggcggcggcggcggcgcggggggagaggagctgacgggggaaggggagggactCCCCAAGTCCTCTCGGGACGCAGCGGGAGTCCTGGCTTCTAGGGGTTGGGGCGGAGCGTGGGTCCCGTTTCCCAGAGCCCTCCTGGTGCTGGGGTGTGGGTACTGGTtgcagagggctgaagaggtGGATGCCAGCTCTGTTCCACTCGCTCCGGCTCCATCGGTAGCTCCGGGTGCCTTGAGCGGTACAGCCGGGGATGAAGGGGAGAAAAGGACAAGAGATGAAAAAGCCGTCAGGGAAGGCGTAttggaaggaaagggggaaggctgcagcccttacatgggaaaaaaagggcTAATCTCCCGATGGTGTGCGTGTG GTGGAATCAGACTTCTGAGATGTTGGGCTGACACATCTAAACCTGAATCCCGGCCTAAAAACTTAGCTCTAAATAGAAGAGTCTTTCTCCACTTCCATTCCACTACTGTTAAATGA